One genomic segment of Dehalococcoidales bacterium includes these proteins:
- a CDS encoding acyl-CoA dehydrogenase family protein, with protein MDYGLSEEQKTLKSLARRIAEERILPVRAELDETEEFPRSIMKDLADSDIFRIFIPEEYDGLGGGGLDLCLVIEELSRVCSGVTVCYAATTLGAYAILEFGSEEQKQKYLPDIAAGKKLAAFGLTESTAGSDVAAIKTTAEKVPEGYVLNGTKQFITNGGEAEIYTIIALTNKSKGPRGASAFVVEKDTPGFTFGKKEKKMGIRTSPTRELVFRNCLVPEENLIGREGMGFVMTMRILDRSRPGIGAQAVGIAQGALEAAVDYTAQRIQFGKPIISLPVVQQKIAEMATQVEAARLLVYATARTIDGGARSYTEEASMAKVFASDVAMKVTTEAVQVCGGAGYMRDYPLEKMMRDAKITQIYEGSNEVLRNTIAVGVRKRKARRE; from the coding sequence TTGGACTATGGCCTGAGTGAAGAACAGAAGACATTGAAAAGCCTGGCAAGGCGTATTGCCGAAGAGAGGATTCTACCGGTCCGGGCAGAGCTTGATGAGACCGAGGAGTTCCCCCGGTCAATCATGAAGGACCTTGCCGATAGCGACATTTTCCGTATCTTCATCCCCGAGGAATATGACGGTCTCGGTGGGGGCGGTCTCGACCTGTGCCTGGTGATTGAGGAACTGAGCCGGGTGTGCAGCGGTGTCACCGTCTGCTACGCCGCGACCACTCTGGGGGCTTATGCAATACTCGAATTCGGCAGTGAGGAGCAGAAGCAGAAGTACCTGCCGGATATTGCTGCCGGTAAAAAGCTGGCTGCTTTTGGCCTGACCGAGTCCACCGCTGGCAGTGACGTCGCTGCTATCAAGACTACCGCCGAGAAGGTGCCCGAGGGCTACGTACTAAACGGCACCAAGCAGTTCATCACCAACGGTGGCGAAGCCGAGATATACACTATTATTGCCCTGACGAACAAATCAAAAGGACCTCGTGGCGCCAGTGCTTTCGTGGTGGAGAAAGACACGCCGGGCTTCACCTTCGGCAAGAAAGAGAAGAAGATGGGCATCCGTACCTCCCCCACCAGGGAACTGGTCTTCCGTAACTGCCTGGTCCCGGAAGAGAACCTGATTGGCAGGGAAGGTATGGGATTCGTCATGACGATGAGGATACTGGACCGGTCGCGTCCCGGTATTGGTGCCCAGGCTGTGGGTATTGCCCAGGGAGCCCTGGAAGCGGCAGTCGACTACACCGCGCAGCGTATCCAGTTCGGGAAACCTATCATCTCGCTGCCCGTTGTCCAGCAGAAGATAGCGGAAATGGCCACCCAGGTGGAGGCAGCCCGGCTGCTGGTGTACGCCACCGCCCGGACGATTGACGGTGGTGCCCGGAGCTACACCGAGGAAGCGTCTATGGCCAAGGTCTTTGCCTCTGACGTGGCCATGAAGGTTACCACTGAGGCGGTCCAGGTCTGCGGCGGAGCCGGCTATATGCGTGACTACCCGCTGGAGAAGATGATGCGGGATGCCAAGATTACCCAGATATACGAGGGCTCCAACGAGGTGCTGCGAAACACGATTGCCGTCGGCGTCAGGAAGAGGAAGGCGCGACGGGAATGA
- a CDS encoding FAD-binding protein, giving the protein MGIRVDIDECTGCGSCIDACPFGLIEIVDDVARIGEGCNLCGACRDVCPVDAITIESVVDTVPADDSYRGVWVYAERQDGEIRGVGYELLSKGRELADALNTELCAVCFGHNLDGVEQLAACGADRVYLVDDPSLASQQEEVYAAELVRLIRERRPEIVLAGATSFGRAFFPRVAAVLKTGLTADCTGLDIDTEKRLLLQTRPTFGGNVMATIICPAKRPQMSTVRPRVFKRNTPDTSREATIIRVDFDKERVTARTKLVDFVKDLTEKVKLEDADIIVSGGRGLGKPENFSIIRELADALGAAVGSSRPPVDDGWIPYSHQVGQTGKTVCPRLYIACGISGAVQHLAGMQTTDMIVAINDDPEAPIFEVATYGLVGDLFRIVPLLTERLKGGQ; this is encoded by the coding sequence ATGGGGATTCGGGTTGATATTGACGAATGTACCGGCTGTGGCAGTTGCATTGATGCCTGTCCCTTCGGTCTGATTGAGATAGTCGACGACGTAGCCCGGATAGGGGAGGGCTGCAACCTCTGCGGTGCCTGCCGTGATGTCTGCCCTGTCGATGCAATCACCATAGAGTCTGTCGTTGATACGGTCCCTGCCGATGACTCCTACCGTGGGGTCTGGGTGTACGCCGAAAGACAGGACGGCGAGATACGGGGAGTGGGCTACGAGCTTCTCTCGAAAGGCAGAGAGCTTGCCGACGCTCTGAACACGGAGCTCTGCGCGGTATGCTTCGGCCATAACCTGGATGGCGTCGAGCAACTGGCAGCCTGCGGAGCGGACAGGGTCTACCTTGTCGATGACCCTTCCCTTGCTTCTCAACAGGAGGAGGTCTACGCCGCCGAGTTGGTCCGGCTTATCCGGGAGCGCAGGCCGGAGATTGTCCTTGCCGGAGCGACGTCTTTCGGGCGGGCTTTCTTCCCCCGCGTGGCCGCCGTCCTCAAGACGGGCCTGACCGCCGACTGCACCGGGCTTGATATCGACACCGAAAAAAGGCTCCTTTTACAGACGCGCCCCACCTTTGGCGGCAATGTCATGGCAACCATCATCTGCCCGGCAAAACGACCGCAGATGTCCACAGTACGCCCGCGTGTTTTCAAGCGCAACACGCCGGACACCTCCCGTGAAGCAACCATAATCAGGGTTGATTTCGACAAAGAGCGCGTCACCGCCCGGACGAAGCTCGTGGACTTTGTGAAAGACCTGACCGAGAAGGTGAAGCTGGAGGACGCCGATATTATCGTCTCCGGGGGGCGGGGGCTGGGCAAGCCGGAAAACTTCAGTATCATCCGGGAGCTGGCCGATGCCCTGGGCGCAGCCGTAGGTTCCTCCCGGCCGCCGGTGGACGATGGCTGGATTCCCTATTCCCACCAGGTAGGACAGACGGGCAAGACGGTCTGCCCCAGGCTCTACATTGCCTGCGGGATATCCGGGGCGGTGCAGCACCTGGCCGGTATGCAGACCACCGATATGATTGTGGCTATAAACGACGACCCCGAAGCCCCCATCTTCGAGGTAGCCACCTACGGCCTGGTAGGTGACCTCTTCAGGATAGTGCCCCTTCTGACGGAGAGGTTGAAAGGAGGTCAGTGA
- a CDS encoding acyl-CoA dehydrogenase family protein gives MDFKFSPEQEAFRKEVSDFLEEEIRNGTFQPMCDGWIQGYSPGFTRKMAARGWIGLSWPREYGGQGRSETDRLILTEELLRYGAPAACHWFADRQIGRSLIAHGTEEQKQELLPLILKGEAYIGLGMSEPEAGSDLASLQTRAVEDGDDYIIDGQKMWTSCARFMTHVYLVARTDPDAPKHRGISEFVIDASLPGISIRPTIDITGSEAWGEVFYDGVRVSKRHLIGEKNRGFYQILNQLDYERAGLERLMGNYPLFEAIIEFTRETEHNGVPLCKDPLIRDKLARLQVEFEMGRLLTYRVVLVMEQGRAPNVEAAMAKAYCTTFEQRLASVATEILGLYGQLVAESKWAPILGMAPHSYLGSKGYSLQAGTTEVLKNIVATRGLGLPTE, from the coding sequence ATGGATTTTAAGTTCAGTCCGGAACAGGAAGCGTTCCGGAAAGAAGTAAGCGATTTTCTCGAAGAGGAGATAAGGAACGGGACCTTCCAGCCGATGTGCGATGGCTGGATACAGGGCTATTCCCCGGGGTTCACCAGGAAGATGGCCGCCAGGGGCTGGATTGGACTGAGCTGGCCTCGCGAATATGGCGGCCAGGGACGCAGCGAGACCGACCGGCTTATACTGACCGAAGAACTGTTGCGCTACGGGGCTCCTGCTGCCTGCCACTGGTTTGCCGACCGCCAGATAGGCCGTTCCCTTATCGCTCACGGTACCGAAGAACAGAAGCAGGAGCTTCTCCCCCTGATTCTGAAGGGAGAAGCCTACATCGGCCTGGGCATGAGCGAACCGGAGGCGGGCTCGGACCTGGCATCACTCCAGACCAGGGCTGTTGAAGACGGGGACGACTACATCATCGACGGACAGAAGATGTGGACCAGTTGTGCCCGGTTCATGACGCACGTTTACCTTGTGGCCAGGACAGATCCGGATGCACCCAAGCACCGTGGCATCAGCGAGTTTGTCATTGACGCCAGCCTGCCGGGAATATCCATCCGGCCAACGATTGACATCACCGGCAGCGAGGCCTGGGGCGAGGTCTTCTATGACGGGGTTCGTGTCTCCAAGAGGCACCTCATCGGGGAGAAGAACCGCGGCTTCTACCAGATACTCAACCAGCTTGACTACGAACGTGCCGGGCTGGAGCGTCTCATGGGCAACTATCCGCTCTTTGAGGCTATCATTGAATTCACCAGGGAGACCGAGCACAACGGAGTTCCCCTCTGCAAAGACCCGCTTATCCGGGACAAGCTGGCCCGACTTCAGGTCGAGTTCGAGATGGGGCGTCTGCTCACCTACCGCGTGGTGCTGGTGATGGAGCAGGGACGTGCCCCCAATGTCGAAGCCGCCATGGCCAAGGCCTACTGCACCACCTTTGAACAACGCCTGGCCAGCGTGGCGACAGAGATACTGGGACTGTACGGGCAGTTGGTGGCCGAATCGAAGTGGGCGCCCATCCTGGGCATGGCACCGCATTCTTATCTCGGCTCAAAGGGCTACAGCCTGCAGGCAGGCACCACCGAGGTACTGAAGAACATCGTGGCCACACGGGGACTGGGTCTGCCCACGGAATGA
- a CDS encoding Lrp/AsnC ligand binding domain-containing protein, with protein sequence MTKSAGNSQAINRWITRNAGGESVMAKAFVLIETTVGRTKEVAAALKDLKGMTSVNAVTGPYDVIAIIEAETLNEIGDIVTQVIHPITGISRTVTCLAV encoded by the coding sequence ATGACGAAGTCTGCCGGGAATTCCCAGGCAATTAATCGGTGGATTACCCGGAATGCCGGAGGTGAGTCTGTTATGGCCAAAGCCTTTGTACTGATTGAAACAACGGTAGGCAGAACCAAAGAAGTTGCCGCAGCCCTCAAGGACCTGAAGGGCATGACATCGGTCAATGCGGTCACCGGGCCCTACGACGTTATCGCCATCATCGAGGCGGAAACCCTCAACGAAATCGGTGACATCGTTACGCAGGTAATTCATCCTATTACCGGTATCTCCCGCACGGTGACCTGCCTGGCGGTCTAA
- a CDS encoding electron transfer flavoprotein subunit beta/FixA family protein → MNIIVCLKQVPGTTDVRIDPETNTLRRQGIKNIVNPFDAYALEEGVRLKERYGGKVTAISMGPPQAEEMLREAISCGADEAILLSDAAFAGADTLATSYTLSQAMRKIEQYDLVICGRQTIDGDTGQVGPELAEWLDVPFAAYVSKVEEIDGDLMRVERMVEDGHEIVEMSLPGIITVVKEINVPRLPSLRGMARSRKAEIPVWTASDLEVDEGRIGLVGSATWVVEIFFPRRVHQGEMLEGDPESQVDTLLEKLREARIA, encoded by the coding sequence ATGAACATTATTGTCTGTCTCAAGCAGGTCCCGGGTACCACTGATGTCAGGATTGACCCGGAGACGAACACCCTCCGGAGACAGGGCATCAAGAATATCGTCAACCCGTTCGACGCCTACGCTCTTGAAGAGGGAGTCCGCCTCAAGGAGCGCTATGGCGGCAAGGTCACCGCCATCAGTATGGGGCCTCCCCAGGCTGAGGAGATGCTCCGCGAGGCCATCAGTTGCGGTGCTGATGAAGCCATCCTCCTCAGTGACGCTGCCTTTGCCGGCGCCGATACCCTGGCTACTTCCTATACGCTTTCGCAGGCGATGCGGAAGATTGAGCAGTACGACCTGGTAATCTGCGGTCGGCAGACCATAGACGGCGATACCGGCCAGGTCGGTCCGGAGCTTGCCGAATGGCTGGACGTCCCGTTTGCTGCCTACGTCAGCAAGGTCGAGGAAATAGACGGCGACCTGATGAGGGTCGAGCGGATGGTTGAGGACGGGCACGAGATTGTTGAAATGTCCCTGCCGGGTATAATCACCGTGGTCAAGGAGATAAACGTGCCCCGCCTTCCGTCGCTGCGCGGGATGGCCCGGTCCAGGAAGGCAGAGATACCGGTGTGGACGGCTAGTGATTTGGAGGTCGATGAGGGAAGGATTGGTCTGGTCGGCTCGGCGACATGGGTGGTCGAGATATTCTTCCCCCGGCGGGTCCACCAAGGCGAGATGCTTGAGGGCGACCCGGAGAGCCAGGTGGACACCTTGCTTGAGAAGCTCAGGGAAGCCAGGATAGCGTAG